In the genome of Cryptomeria japonica chromosome 8, Sugi_1.0, whole genome shotgun sequence, one region contains:
- the LOC131029931 gene encoding glycine-rich cell wall structural protein 2 — MWNYNKLFVMVVTTALVISWCVEARIVRSDLGVDLGGGGLGVGVGLGVGAGLGLGGSGSGSGSGSGSGSGSGAGSGAGSGAGSGAGSGASSGAGSYAGSGAGSHGGGSQGGGSGSGYGAGSGSGHGEGGESGYGSGSGSGSGYGSGSGSGYGAGSGSGYGEGRGSGSGYGSGSGRGSGYGAGSGSGVGRGGGGY; from the coding sequence ATGTGGAATTATAACAAGTTGTTTGTTATGGTCGTTACGACCGCCCTTGTGATTTCATGGTGTGTGGAAGCTAGGATTGTACGAAGTGATCTGGGCGTGGACCTCGGAGGTGGAGGTTTGGGTGTAGGCGTGGGGTTGGGCGTTGGTGCAGGCCTAGGTCTTGGTGGAAGTGGAAGCGGCTCTGGCTCTGGATCCGGTTCGGGTTCGGGCTCTGGAGCTGGTTCTGGGGCTGGCTCTGGAGCAGGTTCTGGGGCTGGTTCAGGGGCCAGTTCTGGTGCTGGGTCATATGCAGGTTCGGGAGCAGGCAGCCATGGTGGTGGCAGTCAGGGTGGTGGTTCGGGGAGTGGCTACGGTGCAGGTTCTGGTAGTGGGCATGGTGAAGGTGGCGAGAGTGGGTATGGTTCAGGGTCGGGCTCTGGCAGTGGCTATGGAAGTGGTTCCGGGAGTGGCTATGGTGCAGGTTCTGGTAGTGGTTATGGAGAAGGCAGGGGCAGCGGTAGTGGCTATGGAAGTGGTTCGGGACGTGGCTCAGGTTATGGGGCGGGTTCTGGTTCTGGTGTCGGCCGTGGTGGAGGAGGGTACTGA